One Saccharomyces kudriavzevii IFO 1802 strain IFO1802 genome assembly, chromosome: 4 genomic region harbors:
- the KCS1 gene encoding inositol polyphosphate kinase KCS1 (similar to Saccharomyces cerevisiae KCS1 (YDR017C); ancestral locus Anc_3.240) — protein MGTSDKIHDKIPSTSREQQQPFRPNEPEECITTLKDLNVPETKKLSSVLHGRKASTYLRIFRDDECLADNNNSGNSNNSGSLSCAGKKPRTKSTSKSISEVFDEKPSPETSPFPPSTPILLNHEEPAIKPNKHVAHSININASDERGQCCDEGNDKQQSSQPQAIHRQTSLNPSQNIDEECISPKSTHQDTLHGISEDLKLKPVSSATYYPHKSKAGCGYEEKDKMENDIDTIQPSAINFASSIATFPRTYNRHTLKVKAHSSLSQSLRQENINNCSSNNNVQRFVQQSKPIEDQYKPVVQDTKDEQVEEEEEEDEREDEHREYPLAVELKPFTNRVGGHTAIFRFSKRAVCKALVNRENRWYENIELCHKELLQFMPRYIGVLNVRQHFQSKDDFLNDLGQEDNGNDNKNNNNNNSKHKYTEDNEYHNSNDDVSLNAELTGTPLTHIHSFPLEHSSREILEKVHPGMETIQQHVKRSLSSSNQPFLLPEVVLNDNRHIIPESLWYKDSDSPNSAPNDSYFSSCSSHNSSSFDDHSNMSKLKRRDSGSTMINTELRNLVIREVFAPKCFRRKRNSNTVTMGNHNLRSESNQPSLIQKSRASSHDASNTSVKALDDSSSLTNLQMDNSNSNSNLQGPFLKKSLHEKISNALEGSHSVMDLKQFHKNEQIKRKNSFCNSLSPILTATNSRNDGEFISSSDHASNAQDGVFDMDEDTENDTINMANHGNHDGPGKNMIIKSLGYNVTNDYSHHDIESITFEETSHTIVSKFILLEDLTRNMNKPCALDLKMGTRQYGVDAKGAKQLSQRAKCLKTTSRRLGVRVCGLKVWNKDYYITRDKYFGRRVKVGWQFARVIARFLYDGKTVESLIRQIPRLIKQLDTLYSEIFNLKGYRLYGASLLLMYDGDANKANSKRKKAANVKVNLIDFARCVTKEDAMECMDKFRIPPKSPNIEDKGFLRGVKSLKFYLLLIWNYLTSDVPLIFDETEMNNMITDETDSDITGHNSKFNKRWDWLDEFDQEDEEMYNDPNSKLRQKWRKYELIFDAEPRYNDDAQVSD, from the coding sequence ATGGGTACCTCTGACAAAATTCATGATAAAATACCCAGTACATCGAGAGAACAGCAGCAACCCTTTCGCCCAAACGAACCAGAAGAGTGCATAACAACGCTAAAAGATCTTAATGTTCCTGAGACGAAGAAACTTTCTTCAGTTTTACATGGTAGAAAGGCAAGCACATACTTAAGAATCTTTAGAGATGACGAATGTTTGGCTGATAACAACAATAGTGGTAATAGTAACAATAGCGGATCTTTGTCATGCGCGGGCAAAAAaccaagaacaaaatcaacttcgaaatcaatttcagaggtctttgatgaaaaacCAAGTCCAGAAACTTCGCCTTTTCCACCGTCAACTCCCATTTTATTAAACCACGAGGAACCGGCAATTAAGCCCAACAAGCACGTGGCGCACAGCATTAATATTAACGCGAGTGATGAGAGGGGCCAATGCTGTGATGAGGGAAACGACAAACAACAATCATCCCAACCACAGGCGATACATCGACAAACTTCTTTAAATCCAAGCCAAAATATAGATGAAGAGTGTATTTCACCTAAGTCTACCCATCAGGATACTCTACATGGAATTTCAGAGGACCTAAAACTGAAACCTGTTTCCTCTGCAACGTACTATCCTCATAAAAGTAAAGCTGGTTGTGgttatgaagaaaaggataaaatggaaaatgatATCGATACTATTCAACCTTCCGCCATAAACTTTGCATCTAGTATTGCAACATTTCCTCGGACGTATAATAGACATACCTTAAAGGTGAAGGCTCATTCAAGTTTATCACAGTCCTTAAGGCAGGAAAATATTAATAACTGTAGTAGCAATAATAATGTTCAACGATTCGTCCAACAAAGCAAACCAATCGAAGATCAATACAAACCCGTTGTACAAGATACCAAAGATGAGcaagtggaagaagaagaagaagaggacGAACGTGAGGATGAACATAGAGAATATCCCTTGGCGGTCGAACTAAAGCCATTTACAAATAGGGTTGGGGGTCACACTGCCATATTTAGATTTTCGAAGAGAGCGGTTTGTAAAGCCCTCGTAAATAGAGAAAACAGATGGTATGAGAATATAGAATTATGTCATAAAGAATTATTGCAGTTTATGCCGCGTTATATTGGTGTCTTAAACGTTAGGCAACATTTCCAATCAaaagatgattttttgaatgactTGGGTCAAGAAGACAACGGTAACGACaacaagaataataataataataatagcaaACACAAATACACAGAAGATAATGAATATCACAACAGTAACGACGATGTTTCACTTAACGCGGAACTTACCGGAACTCCCCTAACCCACATTCATTCATTCCCCTTGGAACATTCATCGAGAGAAATACTCGAAAAGGTGCATCCTGGAATGGAAACTATTCAGCAGCACGTCAAGAGATCACTGTCGAGTTCTAATCAGCCTTTTTTATTACCTGAGGTAGTTTTGAATGATAACAGACATATTATACCAGAATCCCTGTGGTACAAGGATTCTGATTCTCCGAATTCGGCACCGAATGATTCATACTTTTCTTCCTGCTCTTCCCAtaattcctcttctttcGATGACCATAGCAATATGagcaaattgaaaaggcgTGATTCCGGATCTACTATGATTAATACAGAATTGAGAAATTTAGTAATAAGGGAAGTATTTGCACCAAAATGTTttagaaggaaaagaaattctaACACAGTTACGATGGGAAACCATAATTTGCGCTCAGAGTCCAATCAGCCTTCTCTCATACAAAAATCAAGAGCGTCATCTCATGATGCATCGAATACATCCGTTAAGGCTCTTGATGATTCATCCTCACTAACGAATTTACAGATGGACAATTCAAATTCCAATTCTAATTTACAGGGTccgtttttgaagaaatcactccatgaaaaaatatccaatGCATTAGAAGGATCGCATTCAGTAATGGATTTGAAGCAGTTCCATAAAAACGAACAGATAAAACGTAAAAACTCATTTTGCAATTCTTTATCTCCCATTCTCACTGCAACTAATTCCAGAAATGATGGCgagtttatttcttcctcgGACCATGCCAGCAACGCACAAGATGGTGTGTTTGATATGGATGAGGATACGGAAAACGATACAATAAATATGGCTAACCACGGGAATCATGATGGCCCCGGTAAGAACATGATCATAAAATCATTGGGGTATAACGTTACAAATGATTATAGTCACCATGATATCGAATCAATTACGTTTGAAGAGACTTCACACACCATTGTCTCAAAATTTATTCTATTAGAAGATTTGACAAGAAACATGAATAAACCCTGCGCATTGGATTTGAAGATGGGGACAAGGCAATACGGCGTAGATGCTAAGGGAGCTAAACAACTATCCCAGCGTGCCAAGTGCTTAAAGACTACCTCTAGAAGATTAGGCGTTAGGGTTTGCGGTTTAAAGGTTTGGAATAAAGATTATTACATCACTAGAGACAAATATTTTGGTAGAAGAGTTAAGGTCGGTTGGCAATTTGCTAGGGTTATTGCACGATTTTTGTATGATGGTAAGACGGTTGAAAGTTTGATAAGGCAAATTCCAAGACTTATCAAACAATTAGATACTTTGTActctgaaattttcaaccTGAAAGGTTACAGATTATATGGCGCATCTTTATTACTGATGTATGATGGCGATGCTAATAAAGCGAATTctaaaaggaaaaaagccGCAAATGTCAAAGTCAACTTGATCGACTTTGCACGTTGTGTAACCAAAGAAGATGCCATGGAATGTATGGATAAATTCCGCATACCACCAAAATCACCGAATATAGAAGATAAAGGATTCTTGAGAGGTGTAAAGAGCTTAAAGTTTTATCTGTTACTAATCTGGAATTACCTAACTTCTGACGTGCCAttaatttttgatgaaacaGAAATGAATAACATGATAACTGATGAAACAGATTCAGATATTACAGGACACAACAGCAAGTTTAACAAAAGATGGGATTGGTTGGACGAATTTGACcaggaagatgaagaaatgtATAATGACCCAAACAGTAAGCTAAGGCAAAAGTGGAGGAAGTACGAACTCATTTTCGATGCTGAGCCAAGATACAATGACGATGCTCAAGTTAGTgattga
- the MLG1 gene encoding putative acyltransferase (similar to Saccharomyces cerevisiae CST26 (YBR042C) and YDR018C; ancestral locus Anc_3.244), translated as MPHSLGPMKQQQGCFHHDIYRKTNNVFIQALQRVFIICFFLMGSFSIVIFQVCLQLILPWSKIRLHNGMNQSKKAFIVLLCLILNMVAPSSLNVTFEASKSSKSSSGTNSSFKFKDRAVIMANHQMYADWIYLWWLSSISNLGGNVFIILKKALKYVPLLGFGMQNFKFIFLSRNWRKDETTLTNNLVSMDLNARCKGPLTNYKTCYSKTNESVAAYNLIMFPEGTNLSPKTKKKSEAYCQRAGLQDVQLRHLLLPHSKGLKFALEKLALSLDAVYDVTIGYSPALRTEYVGTKFTLKKIFLMGVYPERIDFHIREFKVDEIPLQDDEVFFNWLLGVWKEKDQLLENYYNTGQFRSDDENRNRSVVITKQTDGFQHDASAPRILSYYGILAFLVLLFTMKKISEFTLP; from the coding sequence ATGCCTCACAGTTTAGGACCGATGAAGCAACAGCAAGgatgttttcatcatgATATATATCGCAAGACCAATAATGTCTTTATCCAAGCGTTGCAAAGAGTATTTATCATCTGCTTCTTCCTAATGGGTTCATTCAGTATTGTGATCTTCCAGGTCTGTTTGCAGCTAATTCTTCCCTGGAGCAAGATTAGATTACATAATGGCATGAACCAGAGCAAGAAAGCTTTCATTGTTTTATTGTGCTTGATTTTGAACATGGTTGCTCCCTCCTCTTTAAATGTGACTTTCGAGGCATCGAAATCATCGAAGAGTTCGTCGGGCACTAATTCCAGCTTCAAATTTAAAGACAGGGCTGTAATAATGGCTAATCATCAAATGTATGCGGATTGGATCTACCTCTGGTGGCTTTCATCCATCTCAAATTTGGGTGGTAAcgtttttatcattttgaaaaaggccTTAAAATATGTCCCGTTACTGGGATTTGGCATGCAAAACTTTaaatttatatttttgagTAGGAACTGGCGAAAAGATGAGACAACCTTGACTAATAACTTGGTTTCTATGGACCTAAACGCGAGATGCAAGGGGCCTCTTACGAATTATAAGACATGTTATTCCAAGACAAATGAATCTGTTGCCGCTTATAATCTAATTATGTTCCCTGAGGGTACAAATCTCAGCCCcaagaccaaaaaaaaaagcgaGGCATACTGTCAAAGAGCAGGTTTACAGGACGTCCAACTAAGACACCTCTTATTACCGCATTCTAAAGGCTTGAAATTTGCACTCGAAAAATTGGCCCTTAGTTTAGATGCCGTTTACGATGTTACCATTGGATATTCTCCAGCCTTGAGAACAGAATATGTCGGCACCAAATTCACTTTaaagaagatttttttaatggGTGTATATCCTGAAAGAATAGATTTTCATATAAGGGAATTTAAGGTTGACGAAATTCCCCTACAAGATGACGAGGTTTTCTTTAATTGGTTGCTGGGCGTGTGGAAGGAGAAAGATCAACTACTAGAAAATTACTACAACACAGGCCAGTTTAGAAGTGATGACGAAAATAGGAACCGGTCGGTCGTGATTACCAAGCAAACAGACGGATTCCAACATGATGCATCAGCCCCACGCATTCTTTCATATTACGGAATCCTTGcctttcttgttcttctatttacgatgaagaaaatctcCGAGTTCACATTGCCCTAA
- the GCV1 gene encoding glycine decarboxylase subunit T (similar to Saccharomyces cerevisiae GCV1 (YDR019C); ancestral locus Anc_3.246), translating to MSMIKNIVFKRFNSNLKKTALHDLHVSLGGTMVPYAGYSMPVLYKGQTHIESHNWTRTNAGLFDVSHMLQSKLSGPHAVKFLNRVTPTDFDTLPTESGTLSVLLNREGGVVDDTIITKENQNNKFHIVTNAGCAERDIEFLRGELQNYPALDCRWKIIEGKSLLALQGPKAKDVLEPLLEKAAQGRDLKELFFGQRREFALKDGTLIQIARGGYTGEDGFEISVPNEKAIEFAEKLLANPVAKPIGLAARDSLRLEAGMCLYGHELDEYITPVEAGLNWVISKSRRNLVNEKDRFNGYAKIMNQLNNKAYNRIRVAFKYLKNGPAARNGVKIFLPDAQTEVGLVTSGSASPSLNNINIGQAYVEKGHHKSGTELLVQVRNKFYPIELAKMPLVPTHYYKH from the coding sequence ATGTCCATGATCAAAAACATCGTGTTCAAGAGGTTCAATTCAAATCTGAAGAAAACCGCCCTTCATGATCTTCACGTGTCATTAGGCGGTACAATGGTCCCATACGCAGGTTATTCTATGCCAGTGTTATATAAGGGACAGACTCATATCGAGTCGCATAACTGGACGAGAACTAATGCTGGTTTGTTCGATGTTTCTCATATGTTGCAAAGTAAATTATCTGGTCCGCATGCTGTTAAATTCCTAAATCGTGTTACACCTACCGACTTCGATACTTTGCCCACTGAATCGGGGACATTGAGCGTTCTGTTGAATCGGGAGGGTGGTGTAGTGGATGATACTATTATCACAAAGGAAAATCAGAATAATAAATTTCATATCGTCACCAACGCTGGTTGTGCAGAGAGAGACATCGAGTTCCTTCGTGGTGAGTTGCAAAACTACCCAGCATTAGACTGTCGATGGAAGATAATTGAAGGCAAGTCGCTTTTGGCATTACAGGGTCCCAAGGCTAAAGATGTTCTAGAGCCATTATTGGAAAAGGCAGCTCAGGGCAGAGATTTAAAAGAGCTATTCTTCGGACAAAGACGCGAATTCGCCTTAAAGGATGGTACTTTGATTCAAATTGCTAGAGGTGGGTACACTGGCGAAGACGGGTTTGAAATCAGTGTCCCAAATGAGAAGGCAATTGAGTTTGCAGAGAAACTTTTGGCCAATCCAGTGGCGAAGCCCATAGGGTTAGCCGCTAGGGATAGTTTGAGATTAGAAGCCGGCATGTGTCTATACGGACATGAATTAGACGAATATATCACACCAGTTGAAGCAGGGTTAAACTGGGTGATTTccaaatcaagaagaaatttagTAAATGAAAAGGACCGCTTCAATGGGTATGCCAAGATCATGAACCAATTAAACAATAAGGCGTACAACAGGATACGGGTCGCGTTcaaatacttgaaaaatggtcCAGCTGCCAGAAATGGTGTCAAGATCTTTCTGCCTGATGCTCAAACAGAAGTAGGCCTTGTTACATCAGGCAGTGCATCTCCAAGTCTAAATAACATCAATATCGGACAAGCGTATGTGGAGAAAGGCCACCACAAAAGTGGTACAGAGTTGCTTGTTCAAGTGAGGAATAAGTTCTATCCGATTGAACTAGCGAAGATGCCTCTTGTGCCTACTCATTACTACAAACATTAG
- the DAS2 gene encoding putative uridine kinase DAS2 (similar to Saccharomyces cerevisiae DAS2 (YDR020C); ancestral locus Anc_3.248) encodes MNEQAVEERRIVVSIGGGHATGVGAIAVDLQNTFKDLYNYINIRVINLDNMIEGNIKSYNSSDYDFDNILNLVYEKHAITSQNDMIQHDYEDPIDLIIVCGCYALYDKRINEISHLKVFLDSDADKRLVSLIRKKNVESNEQLAQLITEYMDHLRPEMQQYIEPTRTFADLIIPSTNENLGRAILVDGIVKAIEETKRRMGEASNTNSDVRPRLWDFEAETMDLEKDRYYDLS; translated from the coding sequence atgaacgaACAAgctgttgaagaaagaagaattgtAGTTTCTATTGGAGGAGGGCATGCCACCGGAGTGGGCGCAATTGCAGTAGATCTTCAAAACACCTTTAAGGATTTATATAATTATATTAACATAAGAGTAATAAATCTAGACAATATGATAGAGGGAAACATCAAGAGCTACAATAGTAGCGACTATGATTTTGATAACATTCTCAACCTAGTCTATGAAAAGCATGCCATAACTTCACAAAATGATATGATACAGCATGACTATGAAGACCCAATAGATTTGATAATTGTATGTGGCTGTTATGCGTTATATGATAAACgaatcaatgaaatttccCACTTAAAGGTATTTTTGGATAGCGATGCGGATAAACGGTTAGTTAGTTTGAtcagaaagaagaatgtgGAAAGTAATGAACAGTTAGCCCAATTGATTACTGAATATATGGATCACTTGCGCCCGGAGATGCAACAATATATAGAACCCACTAGAACTTTCGCAGACCTTATCATCCCTTCCACGAATGAAAATCTGGGGCGTGCCATTCTTGTAGATGGTATAGTGAAAGCAATCGAGGAGACTAAAAGACGTATGGGAGAAGCCAGCAATACGAACAGTGACGTACGCCCACGTTTATGGGACTTCGAGGCAGAGACAATGGACCTAGAAAAAGATAGATATTACGACCTATCGTGA
- the FAL1 gene encoding ATP-dependent RNA helicase FAL1 (similar to Saccharomyces cerevisiae FAL1 (YDR021W); ancestral locus Anc_3.249) → MSFNREEDQRLKFKTSKKLKVSSTFESMNLKDDLLRGIYSYGFEAPSSIQSRAITQIISGKDVIAQAQSGTGKTATFTIGLLQAIDLKRMDLQALILSPTRELASQIGQVVTNLGDYMNVNAFAMTGGKTLKDDLKKIQKNGCQVISGTPGRVLDMIKRQMLQTRNVRMLILDEADELLSETLGFKQQIYDIFTKLPKNCQVVVVSATMNKDILEVTRKFLNDPVKILVKRDEISLEGIKQYIVNVDKEDWKFDTLCDIYDSLTITQCVIFCNTKKKVDWLSQRLTQSNFAVVSMHGDMKQEERDKVMNDFRTGHSRVLISTDVWARGIDVQQVSLVINYDLPEIIENYIHRIGRSGRFGRKGVAINFITRADSTKLREIEKFYSIKIKLMPANFAELS, encoded by the coding sequence ATGTCCTTCAACagagaagaagatcaaAGATTAAAATTTAAAACATCCAAGAAACTAAAGGTGTCTTCGACCTTTGAAAGTATGAATTTAAAAGATGATTTACTTCGAGGAATATATTCATATGGGTTTGAAGCACCATCCTCTATTCAATCAAGGGCCATTACACAAATTATCTCTGGTAAAGACGTTATTGCCCAGGCGCAATCAGGTACAGGTAAGACAGCAACTTTCACGATCGGTCTTTTACAAGCTATTGACCTGAAAAGAATGGATTTACAGGCTCTAATATTATCTCCGACACGTGAATTAGCAAGTCAAATTGGACAGGTAGTGACAAATTTGGGTGATTATATGAATGTCAATGCATTCGCCATGACAGGTGGTAAGactttgaaagatgatttgaagaaaatacaaaaaaatggctGTCAGGTCATTAGCGGAACGCCTGGGAGAGTGCTAGACATGATAAAAAGACAAATGTTGCAGACAAGGAACGTCCGAATGTTAATTTTAGATGAAGCTGATGAACTATTGAGTGAGACCCTAGGTTTCAAACAACAAATATATGACATATTTACTAAATTGCCCAAAAATTGCCAAGTAGTTGTTGTGAGCGCCacaatgaataaagacatCTTAGAAGTAactagaaaatttttgaatgatcCCGTTAAAATCCTAGTGAAGCGAGACGAAATATCTCTTGAAGGTATCAAACAATACATCGTCAATGTCGACAAAGAAGATTGGAAGTTCGATACTTTGTGTGATATATACGATTCTTTAACCATCACGCAATGtgtgattttttgtaatacgaagaaaaaagtcGATTGGTTGTCTCAGCGACTAACACAATCTAACTTTGCGGTGGTTTCTATGCACGGTGATATGAAACAGGAAGAAAGAGATAAAGTAATGAACGACTTTAGAACCGGTCATTCTCGAGTACTGATATCAACAGATGTTTGGGCACGTGGCATTGATGTTCAACAAGTCTCTTTGGTCATTAATTATGATCTGCCAGAAATAATAGAAAATTATATTCATCGTATCGGCAGAAGTGGCAGATTTGGTAGAAAGGGCGTAGCTATAAACTTCATTACCAGAGCAGATTCGACAAAATTGAGAGAGATTGAGAAGTTTTACTctatcaaaataaaacttaTGCCAGCAAATTTTGCAGAATTATCATAA
- the ATG31 gene encoding Atg31p (similar to Saccharomyces cerevisiae CIS1 (YDR022C); ancestral locus Anc_3.250): MNITVTVYDKNVKHKLEENVRSSKGLSSNDPSKYNNESKSIDGSDYAMFPTNIKYLFEDNDDETVDSSDTALTAGINQDEDELENVIIVQLDESGSLEDITVISDQYELLSHRTNSLSLEENQIKMLASHDGDCKSNNDGEEVSIGSDKLGMDLDIELDVISQFCDLSALLRDSSLDELIRLYVTQNEQLQMISQSI, translated from the coding sequence ATGAACATTACTGTCACCGTTTATGATAAGAATGTCAAGCACAAATTAGAAGAAAACGTTAGAAGTAGCAAGGGCCTCAGCAGTAATGATCCATCAAAGTACAATAATGAATCAAAAAGCATCGACGGAAGTGACTATGCAATGTTTCCAACCAATATAAAGTATCTATTTGAagacaatgatgatgaaactgTGGACTCGAGTGATACTGCTTTAACGGCAGGAATAAATCAGGATGAGGATGAACTTGAGAATGTCATAATTGTCCAGCTGGATGAATCAGGATCCCTTGAGGATATTACAGTGATAAGTGATCAATATGAGCTTTTGTCGCACAGAACAAATAGCCTCAGCTTGGAGGaaaatcaaataaaaatgctTGCATCACATGACGGTGACTGCAAATCAAACAATGATGGAGAAGAGGTCAGCATTGGCAGTGATAAACTTGGAATGGACCTGGACATAGAACTTGACGTGATTTCTCAATTTTGTGATTTATCTGCTCTACTTCGGGATTCAAGTTTGGATGAACTGATTAGGCTTTATGTCACACAAAATGAACAATTGCAAATGATATCACAATCCATATGA
- the SES1 gene encoding serine--tRNA ligase SES1 (similar to Saccharomyces cerevisiae SES1 (YDR023W); ancestral locus Anc_3.251): protein MLDINQFIEDKGGNPELIRQSQKARNANVEIVDEIISDYKDWVKTRFDLDELNKKFNKLQKDIGLKFKTKEDASELLAEKEKLTQLKKELTEKEQEEDKDLKRKVFQVGNIVHPSVVVSNDEENNELVRTWKPEELEAVGSIASVTGKTASLSHHEILLRLDGYDPDRGVKISGHRGYFLRNYGVFLNQALINYGLQFLAAKGYIPLQAPVMMNKEVMAKTAQLSQFDEELYKVIDGEDEKYLIATSEQPISAYHSDEWFEKPQEQLPIHYAGYSSCFRREAGSHGKDAWGIFRVHAFEKIEQFVLTEPEKSWEEFEKMISYSEEFYKSLKLPYRIVGIVSGELNNAAAKKYDLEAWFPYQKEYKELVSCSNCTDYQSRNLEIRCGIKKMGDREKKYVHCLNSTLAATQRALCCILENYQNEDGLVVPEVLRKYIPGEPEFLPFVNELPKNSTSSKDKKKKN, encoded by the coding sequence ATGTTAGACATCAACCAATTTATCGAAGATAAGGGTGGTAACCCAGAACTGATTAGACAATCTCAAAAGGCTAGAAATGCCAATGTCGAAATCGTTGATGAAATCATTTCTGACTACAAAGATTGGGTCAAAACAAGATTCGATTTAGATgaattgaacaagaaatttaaCAAGCTTCAAAAAGATATCGGTCTAAAATTCAAGACCAAAGAAGACGCCTCTGAATTGTTGGCtgaaaaggagaaattaACCCAACTTAAGAAGGAATTAACTgaaaaggaacaagaagaggataaggacttgaaaagaaaggtCTTCCAAGTTGGTAACATCGTTCATCCATCTGTTGTCGTCtctaatgatgaagaaaacaatgaattGGTTCGTACTTGGAAGCCAGAGGAATTGGAAGCTGTTGGTTCCATCGCTTCTGTAACTGGTAAAACAGCCAGCCTATCCCACCATGAAATTTTGTTAAGATTGGATGGATATGACCCAGACCGTGGTGTGAAAATTTCCGGTCACAGAGGTTATTTTCTCAGAAACTATGGTGTTTTCTTAAACCAAGCTTTGATCAATTATGGTTTACAATTCTTAGCAGCTAAGGGTTACATCCCATTGCAAGCTCCTGTTATGATGAACAAAGAAGTTATGGCCAAGACTGCTCAACTATCTCAATTCGATGAAGAACTATACAAAGTTATCGACGGTgaggatgaaaaatatttgattGCAACTTCAGAACAGCCTATTTCTGCCTATCACAGTGATGAATGGTTCGAAAAGCCACAAGAGCAACTACCAATTCATTATGCTGGTTACTCTTCTTGTTTCCGTAGAGAAGCTGGTTCTCATGGTAAGGATGCTTGGGGTATCTTCAGAGTCCatgcctttgaaaaaattgaacagtTTGTCTTAACTGAACCAGAAAAATCCTGGGAGgagtttgaaaagatgaTCTCTTACTCTGAAGAGTTTTACAAGTCTTTAAAGTTGCCATACCGTATCGTCGGTATTGTCTCCGGTGAATTGAACAACGCTGCCGCCAAAAAGTACGATCTAGAAGCCTGGTTTCCATATCAAAAAGAGTACAAAGAATTAGTTTCTTGTTCTAACTGTACTGATTATCAATCCAGAAACCTGGAAATTAGATGTGgtataaagaaaatgggggacagagaaaaaaaatatgtgCATTGTTTGAACTCCACTTTGGCTGCTACCCAGAGAGCTTTATGTTGTATCTTAGAGAACTatcaaaatgaagatggtTTGGTAGTTCCAGAAGTCTTGAGAAAATACATTCCAGGTGAACCAGAATTCTTGCCATTTGTCAACGAGCTACCAAAGAATTCCACTTCCAGTaaagacaagaaaaagaagaactaA
- the RPS11A gene encoding 40S ribosomal protein uS17 (similar to Saccharomyces cerevisiae RPS11B (YBR048W) and RPS11A (YDR025W); ancestral locus Anc_3.255): protein MSTELTVQSERAFQKQPHIFNNPKVKTSKRTKRWYKNAGLGFKTPKTAIEGSYIDKKCPFTGLVSIRGKILTGTVVSTKMHRTIVIRRAYLHYIPKYNRYEKRHKNVPVHVSPAFRVQVGDIVTVGQCRPISKTVRFNVVKVSAATGKANKQFAKF, encoded by the exons ATGTCTACTGAATTAACCGTTCAATCTGAAAGAGCTTTTCAAAAG cAACCACACATCTTCAACAACCCAAAGGTTAAGACTTCCAAGAGAACTAAGAGATGGTACAAAAATGCCGGTTTAGGTTTTAAGACCCCAAAGACCGCCATTGAAGGTTCTTACATTGACAAGAAATGTCCATTCACTGGTTTAGTTTCCATCCGTGGTAAGATCTTGACTGGTACCGTCGTCTCCACCAAGATGCACCGTACCATTGTCATCAGAAGAGCTTACTTGCATTACATTCCTAAGTACAACAGATACGAAAAAAGACACAAGAATGTCCCAGTTCACGTTTCCCCAGCTTTTCGTGTTCAAGTTGGTGACATTGTCACCGTTGGTCAATGTAGACCAATCTCCAAGACTGTTAGATTCAATGTCGTCAAGGTCTCTGCTGCTACTGGTAAGGCTAACAAACAATTTGCTAAATTTTAA